AGTTGTACGGCGAGATGAAGGAGTTTTTCCCGGAAAACAGTGTCGAATACTTCGTCTCTTATTACGATTATTACCAGCCGGAAGCCTATATCCCGGCCTCCGACACCTTCATCGACAAGGACGCATCGCTCAACGAGCATATCGAGCAAATGCGTTTGTCCGCCACCAAAGCCCTGTTGGAGCGGCGCGACACCATCGTGGTGGCGACCGTGTCGGCGATATACGGCTTGGGCGAACCGGAATCCTATTTCCAGATGGTGCTGCACTTGGTGCGCGGCGACATGATCAAACAGCGCGACATTCTGCGCAGGCTGGCCGAGATGCAATACACCCGCAACGACACCGAACTGCGCCGCGCCACCTACCGGGTGCGCGGCGAGGTCATCGACGTGTTTCCGGCCGAATCGGAAGAGCAGGCGCTACGCATCGAATTATTCGACGATGAAATCGAACGCCTGTCGATGTTCGACCCGTTAACCGGCGAAGTGCTGCACCGTATGGCGCGTTTTACGCTATATCCGAAAAGCCATTACGTCACCCCGCGCGACCAGTTGCTGACAGCGGTGGAAAAAATCAAAATCGAGCTGGCCGAACGCCTGGAGCAACTGCGCGACAATCACAAGCTGGTGGAAGCGCAGCGCCTGGAACAACGCACGCTGTTCGACATCGAGATGATCATGGAAGTCGGTTATTGCTCCGGCATCGAAAATTATTCCCGCCATTTATCCAACCGCACCGACGGCGAATCGCCGCCCACCATGTTCGATTATCTGCCCAAGGACGCGCTGGTGGTTATCGACGAAAGCCACGTCACGGTGCCGCAAATCGGCGCCATGTACAAAGGCGACCGTTCGCGCAAGGAAACCCTGGTCGAATACGGTTTCCGCCTGCCCTCCGCCCTGGATAACCGGCCGTTGAAATTCGACGAATTCGAAGCCATCTGCGGCCAGCGCATCTACGTGTCCGCCACCCCCGGCCCCTACGAGAAAGAACATTCCGGCGCGGTGGTGGAACAAGTGGTGAGACCGACCGGACTGGTCGACCCCATAGTCGAGGTTCGCCCCGCCACCACGCAAGTCGACGACCTGCTGTCGGAACTGAACAAACGCATCGCCGTCAAGGAACGGGTGTTGGTCACCACGCTGACCAAGCGCATGTCGGAAGATTTAACCGATTACCTGATGGAACACGATATTAAAGTGCGCTATCTGCATTCGGACATTCAAACCGTGGAACGGGTGGAAATCATCCGCGACTTACGTCTGGGCGTATTCGATGTGCTGGTCGGCATCAACCTGTTAAGGGAAGGACTGGATATCCCGGAAGTTTCCTTGGTCGCTATTTTGGATGCCGACAAGGAGGGCTTTCTACGCTCGGTGGTGTCGCTGGTGCAAACCATAGGCCGCGCCGCCCGCAACGCCAACGGCAAGGCCATCCTTTACGGCGACAAAATCACCCGTTCCATGCAGCAGGCCATAGACGAAACCGAACGCCGCCGAGCCAAACAAATCGCCTTCAACAAGGAACACCATATTCAACCCAAGACGATTTTCAAATCGGTTACCGACATCCTGGAAATTTCCATCCCCGGCTCCGGCGGTTCGATTGCCGGCGCGCGCGCCAAAGTCGCGGAACCCGCCAGCGAATACAAAGCCATGACCCCCAAACAAGCCGCCAAAACTCTGAAACAATTGGAAGAAAAAATGTACCGGCATGCGAAAAACCTGGAGTTCGAAGAAGCGGCGCATGTAAGGGATCAGATCAAATTGTTGCAGGCCGAGATGGTGGTGTGACCGGCCGGGGTTACAACACGGCCGCCCCCAATTCAAAGTATGGCGCTTTGTTGCTCGGTGATATGATCGGGCACCCTTGGACTCAGCCTCACCGTATCCGGGTAAGCAGCGCTTTATCGAGTCCGGTTACCCATCGCAATCGGCTATTGAAGTGCCTGCACGGAAATTTGATTTAAAACTGGTAGCCTCTAACCCATGCCTGCACTTTCTCGGCCGGCATGGGCCTGGCAATCCCGTAGCCTTGTCCTCTAAAACACCCCAAATCCAACAATGCCGCTTTATGCTGCTCGGTTTCCACGCCTTCGGCAATCACTTCCAGTTTAAAGGCCTTGGCAAGACTGACCACACCTTCCACTATGGCGCAATCGTTAGCGTCTTTGATCATATTCCGCACAAAACTTTGGTCTATCTTGATGGTGTGGATAGGCAAATGGCGCAGGTGTGACAACGAAGAGTATCCGGTGCCGAAATCATCCAGCGCGATACCGATACCCAATTGATCGCGACAATGCTGAATAGCTTGGCAGACGGTAGGCTGGTCGTCCAATACGCCGCTTTCCAATACTTCGATCTGAAACTGACCCGGATCGACTGAAGCATGCCGCTTTAAAGAATCGCGTAAATTCGAAAAAAAGCGGGCGGCCTTAAGTTGATTAGGTGCAATGTTAATGCTAACTTGCAACTTCAGCCCCGCTTGATTCCAGAGACTGATTTGTTTCAGCGCGTTCTCAATCACCCATGCATCCAACACCACCTCGAGTTCGGAACCGGCCAGATAATGTAAAAAAGCAGCCGGCAACAACACCCCGTTCGTGGGATGATTCCAGCGGATCAGAGCTTCCATACCGAACACTTGGCTACTTTGCATATCCACTTTCGGCTGATAATACAAACAAAACTCATCGCGTTCCAAGGCCTGTTTAATCGCCGCAAGCTGGCGTTGCAACACTTTATGGGCTTTTTCCTGAGCGGTATCGAACAAATGGTAACGATTGCGCCCAAGGAGTTTGGCCTGATACATCGCCTGGTCAGCGTGTCGCAACAAAGTATCGGGATCGGCATCGTCGTCGGGATACAACGTAACGCCGCAACTGGCCGCGATAGTGATTTGTTGTCCATTAAACCGGTAAGGCTGGGCGATGCCCTCGAGTAAGCGGGTCACTAATTCTTCGCATTGCTTAAACGATTGAAGATCGGCCAGCAATAGCGCAAACTCGTCGCCGCCTTGTCTCGAGACGTTATCCTGCGGCCTCATTACCGAGCGTATACGTGCGGAAACCTCAACCAGCAGCCTGTCGCCCATATCTCTGCCGAACTGGTCGTTAACTTGTTTAAAGCCGTCCAGATCCAGATAACAAACCGCCAATATATTCTTATGTTTTTTGCAATTAACAATAGCCAGATTAAAGCGTTCCGAAAAAAGCGTACGGTTGGGCAGGTGGGTTAAAATATCGTAATTCGCCATCAACTTTAAGGCGTGCTGCTTGAGTAACAGATTATTGATGCGCACAAACAGCTCTTCTTCAATAACCGGCTTGATGATGTAATCGGTTATACCCAAATGGAATAACTGTAGTCTGCGGGTTCTATCGTCGAAAGCGGTAATGGCCAATACGGGAATATCGCCTTTACTACCCAACTGGCGGCGAATCAAGTTCACAAAGTTCAAGCCGCTCATCATGCCGTCCAAGACTATATCGGTTAACACCAAGTCATAGTCTTCCACCAGAAATTGCGACCAAGCCTCGTCCGCCGAGGCGAAGGCATCCACTTGCAGGTTTCGCGCCCGCAGCATGGTTTGCACAGTCTCGCGTTGGGAACGGCTATCCTCCACATACAGAATTTTCCCGGACGATTTTTGGCCTTGAAACGGAAATCGCTTGATATAGGCCAATAGCTGGCTGATATCCCGCTTTTGAAAAATATCGGTTACGCCAGCCGGCAAGGCGTTTTTTAACAAGCCCTGCGACTCCACCGACGTTAACAGTACAAAGGGTTTGCAGGCATTTTTGGTGATTTCGCGAACCGATTTGCACAGCTCCACGCCCTGCATATCCTTTAAATAATAACTGGAACAAACAAAATCCATGTATTGATGGCCAATCAAGTCCATCGCTTCCTGCCCGTTGTTACAAATGAAAAGCTGGTATTCGGTTTCCGAAAACGCCGAACTAAACATGCCTTGATAGGCTTTACTGTCTTCCACCAGTAAAATTTTACGTTGTACAGGCGCTATAAAATCAGATGTAAACAACATACTGTATCCAGTTAAACTTCATTTCTTTTACATGGTAAACAACTATCGTATCTATACGACATTACATTTCGATAAAGTGCCAGCCACAACACAAAATGTTTATCGCCTAAGTACTTGATCTCTTTAAATTCGCAGCAAAATCAGGCAACAGCGAACCTCTAAATCCTTATCAACCCAGCCTTACGCAACAGTTCGCTATCGTGCCGCACGGCCTACAATGCGTTACTATTTAACCCCCCATTTAAATCAGCTTCCCGCATGAGCATTGCCCGCACTATCGACGCCCTGACCTTCCCACTTTCGGGCACCCGCCTGATCGAGGCCAGCGCCGGCACCGGCAAAACTTATACCATCGCCGCGTTGTATGTCCGCTTGATACTCGGCCACGGTTTGCAGGGTGCCGAATTATTGCCGCCGGATATTCTGGTGGTGACCTTTACCGATGCGGCCACCAAGGAGTTACGCGAGCGTATCCGTAGCCGTCTAACGCAAGCGGCAGCGTTTTTCCGCGAAAAGCCCGCCGACGGCGACGATTTTTTACAACGGCTGCGAGAGGCTTATCCCGCCGAACAGTGGGCGGCTTGCGCTTATCGGCTGGAGTTGGCCGCCAACTGGATGGACGAAGCGGCGGTTTACACCATACATGGCTGGTGCAACCGCATGTTGCAGCAACATGCCTTCGATAGCGGCAGCCTGTTCAAGCAGGAAGTGGACACAGACGATCAGGAATTGCTGAATCAAGTGGTCCGGGATTATTGGCGGCGGTTTTTTTATCCGCTGTCCGCTACCGCCTGCCAAGCAGTTTATACATTGGCCAGCTCTCCGGAACAGCTGGCAAGCCTTTTAAAGCCTTTGCTGTTCGAGACCGAGGCCCTGGGCCTAGCGTTCCCGGAAGGCGATATTGCCCAGGTTTTTCAGAACTGGGAAAATTGGGCTATCGAAAAGGATAGCCTGGAAAACCACGCGCGATCCCTTTGGCGGCAGGATCTGCAAGCCCTGCAAACACTTTTAAAAAAAGCGTCCGAAAAAGGCCTACTAAACGGCAATCAATACCGTAAAGCCAGCTTCGACGATAGATTACGGCAACTGGCCGCCTGGGCTGACGGCGACGCACTCGATCTCGACAGTCTGGCCAAATTCGGCCAACAAAAGCTACAAGCCGGCCTGACCAAGGCCCATCAGGACAAAACCCATCTTTTCGCACAGGCGGCGTTTGCGGCTATCGATAATTTGGCTGACTGCGCCGCTAATGAAATCGACATCGCCAATCTGCTTACCCGCCACGCCGTCGGCTGGCTGCGAGAGCGATACGATGCCGAAAAACAGCGCATTGCCCGCATGACCTTCGACGACATGTTGAACAGACTGGATTTGGCATTGCAGGGCGACAACGGCGAGCGGCTGGCAGCCGCCATCGTAAAACAGTACCCGCTGGCCATGATCGACGAATTTCAGGATACCGACCCGGTGCAATACCGAATCTTCGCGCGCCTGTACCCGGCCGATGCCGAACGGGATCTGGGCTGCTTCATGATCGGCGACCCCAAGCAGGCGATTTATTCGTTTCGAGGCGGCGACATTTTCACCTATCTGAAAGCGCATCAGGCCACGCAGGGCAAGCACTACACCTTGAGCACCAATTTCCGTTCCACCGCAGCGTTGGTGACGGCGGTCAACCGGGTGTTTGCGCACGCCGACAGTCAACAAACGCAAGGCGCCTTCTGCTTCAAACACCAGGATTACAACCCGCTGCCCTTCATACCGGTGTCGGCAAAAGGCCGCGAGGACGCCTGGGTCGTCGCACAACAAGCCGCCCCCGCCTTGACCTTTTGGCAAATACCGGCCGATCAAGCTATCGGCATGCCGGCTTACCGCCTGCAAATGGCCGCCGCCACGGCCGGCGAAATCGTCAGACTGTTACACAGCGGCGATACCGGACAAACCGGTTTTAAAACGCCGGCCGGCAACATCAGGCCCTTGCAACCGGCCGATATCGCCATTCTGGTGCGTAGCGGCAACGAAGCCCGCATCATGCGCAATGCGCTGGCCGAACGGCAATTGCGTAGCGTGTATTTGTCCGAACGCGAATCGATATACGCCAGCGCGGAAGCCGACGACATGCTGATCTGGTTAAAAGCCCTGGCGGAACCCCGCAACGAACGCAAAGTGCGTGCCGCCATCAGTACCGCCACCCTGGGCTGGACCTATCAAACATTGCTACAGCTGACGCTGGACGAACTGGCCTGGGAACAGCATCTGGAGCGCTTCATCGCTTACCGGCAACGCTGGCTGCAAGACGGCATTTTGCCTACCTTGCGGCAGCTGATGAGCGACTATGCCCTGCCCGCCCGTTTGCAAACCCTGCCGGACGGCGAACGCCGCTTGACCAACCTGCTGCATCTGGCCGAACTGTTACAGCAGGCCAGCAGCCATCTGGAAGGCGAACAGGCCTTGATCCGGCATCTGGCCGAAACCATCGCCGCCGACCAAGCCGGAGAGGAAAGCGTGATCCGCCTGGAAAGCGACGCTAACCTGATCAAAATCGTCACCATCCATAAATCCAAAGGCCTTGAGTACCCGCTGGTATTTCTGCCATTTATTTGCAGCTTTCGGGAAGTCGGCGGCCGTAATCTTTATTACCGTTTTCACGATGCCGAATTCAATCTCAGCATAGACTTGCATAAAAGCGACGACAACAAGGCCATCAGCGATAAAGAACGCCTGCAGGAAGACTTGCGCCTGCTGTATGTGGCGATCACCCGCGCCCGCTATGCTTGCTGGCTGGGGATTGCGCCGATCAAAATCGGCCAAAGCAAAACCAGCCATTTGCACAAAAGCGCGATGGGCTACGTACTGGGCTGGCAAGCGGGCATGGCCGCGACGGAGTTGACCAGCCGCCTGCAGGCTTTAAAGGCCGATTGCGCCGCTATTACGATTACCGAACTACCCGAGTCCGGCCCGGACAATTACCGACCCTCGGCTACCGAACCGGCAACGGATGCCGCCCGGCTATCCGCCGCCGCTATCGGCGATAACTGGTGGATAGCCAGCTACTCGGCCTTACAAACCGACCATGCCGCGGATAGCCATATTTCGGAACCGCTAGCCGAGGCGGAAAACTACCGCGACGACAAACACAGCGACGAACGCGACTCGTTGCCATTACCTGCCGCACCGCTGGCTCACGGCATTCATGCCCTGCCGCGCGGCGCCGGCCCGGGCGTTTTGGTGCACGCGTTAATGGAGCAAAGCGCGCATCTGGGGTTTAGCCAAGTGCAATCCCGCCCGGAATTGGCCCGGCAACTGGTCGACACTCTTTTTAAGCCGCCCGCCTGGGATGGCCGGCAAGAAGAATTGAACCAAGCTTTTCAGCAGTGGCTGACACTGCCTTTACTGACAACGTCCGAGGTCGGTTTGTGCCATTTGCCGCCATCCCACTATCAGGCCGAGATGGAGTTTTTACTGGGTGTCGATAACCCCGATGCAGCGGTTATCGATAGTCTGGTGTGCAAGCACATGTTCGCCGGCCGACCCCGTCCGCGGTTGCTGGCCAATCAACTCAACGGTTTGCTGAAGGGGTTTATCGACTTGGTATTCACGGTCAACGGCCAATATTATGTGCTGGATTACAAATTCAACGCTCTGGGTAACGATGCGAGTGCCTATAGCCCGGCCAACCTGGAGCAAGCCATGCTTAGCAAACGTTACGACCTGCAAGCGGTTTTATATATCGTGGCACTGCATCGTCTGTTAAAAACCCGGCTGGGCGACGCTTACGATTACGACGCGGATATCGGCGGTAGCGTTTATCTATTTTTGCGCGGCGTACAAAACGAATCCGCAGGCAGGCTGTTTTCCAAACCGCCCAAAATTCTGATCGAAACCTTGGACAGGCTGTTTTGCGGCGAATCTGCAACGGGTATGGCGGCATGAACCGACAATCGGTATTGGACCGCATAGAACACTGGATAACGCTGGGCTGGCTGAGCCGCCTGGATCGTGCGTTCGCCGGCTTTTTAATCGACCAGGAGCCAACCGCCACCGAGAGCCTGCTATGGGCCGGCGCGCTGGTCAGCCACCAGTTGGGACGCGGCGAAGTGTGTCTGGATTTGGAAAAACTCTGCGTCAACCCCGGCGCTACCCTGGCGATTCCCAGCGACGAAGTCCGGCGCGCCGCGGACGAAGAAATCGACCGGGAATTAGCGCTTTTCAACACGCATACCTTAGCCGACTGGCTGCAAGCACTGGCGCAATCGACTCTGGTGACAACGGCCGAAGGCAACACCCCGCTGGTGCTGCACGGCCCTCGCTTGTATTTGCGCCGCTATTGGCAGTATCAACAAATTCTGGACCATGAAATTGGCCTGCGTTTGCGGCCCGTCAGAGACAATCTGCCCGCTGCTCTGCACGCCAGCCTGTCCGAATTGTTCGGTCGCAACACCGAACAACCCGACTGGCAAAAAATCGCCTGCGTGCTGGCCTTGCGGGCCCGGTTCGCCATTATCACCGGTGGTCCCGGTACCGGCAAAACCACCACGCTGACTAAATTATTACAGCTGTTAATTCAGCTGGCCGCCGGCGAACATCAGCGTAAATTAAGCATTTTACTGGCAGCGCCTACCGGCAAGGCGGCGGCCAGGGTCAGCGAGTCGATCGCCCAGGCCTTGGAGCATTTGGCCATGCCAGACCCTATCCGGGAGCAAATCCCAAAGAAAGCCACTACCCTGCATCGCTTGCTGGGTAGCCGGCCCGATAGCCGCCGCTTTCAACATCACCGGCATAACCCGCTGTTGGCGGATATCGTCATCGTTGACGAAGCTTCGATGATCGATCTGGAAATGATGGCATCATTACTGGATGCGCTACCGGCAACGGCGCAATTGATTTTATTGGGCGATAAAGACCAATTGGCCTCAGTGGAAGCGGGGTCTGTGATGGGCGATTTATGCCGAGGCGCCGAACAAGCCGCTTACGACCAAGCCACTTTGCGTTGGCTAAACCAATATGCCGCCACCACGCTGCCGGCCGCCGGCAGCGGTTCGGCCATTAACCAGCAAACCGTGATGCTGCGCCACAGCCACCGCTTCGGTGCCGACAGCGGCATCGGCCGACTGGCTAATGCCGTGAACCTTGGCGATGCCGGTCTGGTACAAAGCCTATTGGCGGACAAAACACGCTATTCGGATGTACAACACATCCCGTTGTCCGACGCCACCGATGCCCGTCTGAAACAATTGGTCACGGCCGAAACCGGCGACGCGCCGGGCTATGGCCTTTACCAACGGGTCATACGGCAACGACCGTCAAAACCGAACGCTTACGAGCAGTGGGGCTGGGATGTGTTGCAGGCCTTTGACTGTTTTCGGGTTTTATGCGCGTTGCGCCGGGGCGACTGGGGCGTGGAAGGCCTGAATCAACGCCTTGAACAATGGTTATTTCCCGGTAAAAAGCCCGGACTCTGGTACCCGGGCCGGCCGGTGATGATCACCCGCAACGATTACAACCTGGGCTTGATGAACGGCGATATCGGCGTTGCCCTGCTTGATGCCGCGGGTAAACTGCGGGTGGTGTTTCCGAACGCGGAAAGCAGCGGCGGCAAAATACGCTGGGTTTCGCCGATGCGTCTGCCCGACGTGGAAACTGCCTTCGCCATGACGGTACACAAATCCCAAGGTTCGGAATTCCAGCATGTGGCCCTGGTGCTTCCGGAAACGCGCGGCCCGGTGTTGACCCGCGAACTGGTGTATACCGGCATCACCCGCGCCAAATCGCAATTCACATTGCTGGCAAGCCGTCCGGATGTGTTTACGCAGGCCATTCAAAGCAGTATTCGCCAGGGCGCTAGCGCACAAAACCTTAGCCTCTTCCCTAAGCCGACTTCGTAGTCCACACGTTAAAAAATACCGATCCGCTTTGCAGCCTGGGGCTAGTTTTTATATCCTAGTACCTGAATCTATCAATATTCAGCAACAATCTAA
This sequence is a window from Methylomonas methanica MC09. Protein-coding genes within it:
- the recD gene encoding exodeoxyribonuclease V subunit alpha, with product MNRQSVLDRIEHWITLGWLSRLDRAFAGFLIDQEPTATESLLWAGALVSHQLGRGEVCLDLEKLCVNPGATLAIPSDEVRRAADEEIDRELALFNTHTLADWLQALAQSTLVTTAEGNTPLVLHGPRLYLRRYWQYQQILDHEIGLRLRPVRDNLPAALHASLSELFGRNTEQPDWQKIACVLALRARFAIITGGPGTGKTTTLTKLLQLLIQLAAGEHQRKLSILLAAPTGKAAARVSESIAQALEHLAMPDPIREQIPKKATTLHRLLGSRPDSRRFQHHRHNPLLADIVIVDEASMIDLEMMASLLDALPATAQLILLGDKDQLASVEAGSVMGDLCRGAEQAAYDQATLRWLNQYAATTLPAAGSGSAINQQTVMLRHSHRFGADSGIGRLANAVNLGDAGLVQSLLADKTRYSDVQHIPLSDATDARLKQLVTAETGDAPGYGLYQRVIRQRPSKPNAYEQWGWDVLQAFDCFRVLCALRRGDWGVEGLNQRLEQWLFPGKKPGLWYPGRPVMITRNDYNLGLMNGDIGVALLDAAGKLRVVFPNAESSGGKIRWVSPMRLPDVETAFAMTVHKSQGSEFQHVALVLPETRGPVLTRELVYTGITRAKSQFTLLASRPDVFTQAIQSSIRQGASAQNLSLFPKPTS
- the recB gene encoding exodeoxyribonuclease V subunit beta; amino-acid sequence: MSIARTIDALTFPLSGTRLIEASAGTGKTYTIAALYVRLILGHGLQGAELLPPDILVVTFTDAATKELRERIRSRLTQAAAFFREKPADGDDFLQRLREAYPAEQWAACAYRLELAANWMDEAAVYTIHGWCNRMLQQHAFDSGSLFKQEVDTDDQELLNQVVRDYWRRFFYPLSATACQAVYTLASSPEQLASLLKPLLFETEALGLAFPEGDIAQVFQNWENWAIEKDSLENHARSLWRQDLQALQTLLKKASEKGLLNGNQYRKASFDDRLRQLAAWADGDALDLDSLAKFGQQKLQAGLTKAHQDKTHLFAQAAFAAIDNLADCAANEIDIANLLTRHAVGWLRERYDAEKQRIARMTFDDMLNRLDLALQGDNGERLAAAIVKQYPLAMIDEFQDTDPVQYRIFARLYPADAERDLGCFMIGDPKQAIYSFRGGDIFTYLKAHQATQGKHYTLSTNFRSTAALVTAVNRVFAHADSQQTQGAFCFKHQDYNPLPFIPVSAKGREDAWVVAQQAAPALTFWQIPADQAIGMPAYRLQMAAATAGEIVRLLHSGDTGQTGFKTPAGNIRPLQPADIAILVRSGNEARIMRNALAERQLRSVYLSERESIYASAEADDMLIWLKALAEPRNERKVRAAISTATLGWTYQTLLQLTLDELAWEQHLERFIAYRQRWLQDGILPTLRQLMSDYALPARLQTLPDGERRLTNLLHLAELLQQASSHLEGEQALIRHLAETIAADQAGEESVIRLESDANLIKIVTIHKSKGLEYPLVFLPFICSFREVGGRNLYYRFHDAEFNLSIDLHKSDDNKAISDKERLQEDLRLLYVAITRARYACWLGIAPIKIGQSKTSHLHKSAMGYVLGWQAGMAATELTSRLQALKADCAAITITELPESGPDNYRPSATEPATDAARLSAAAIGDNWWIASYSALQTDHAADSHISEPLAEAENYRDDKHSDERDSLPLPAAPLAHGIHALPRGAGPGVLVHALMEQSAHLGFSQVQSRPELARQLVDTLFKPPAWDGRQEELNQAFQQWLTLPLLTTSEVGLCHLPPSHYQAEMEFLLGVDNPDAAVIDSLVCKHMFAGRPRPRLLANQLNGLLKGFIDLVFTVNGQYYVLDYKFNALGNDASAYSPANLEQAMLSKRYDLQAVLYIVALHRLLKTRLGDAYDYDADIGGSVYLFLRGVQNESAGRLFSKPPKILIETLDRLFCGESATGMAA
- a CDS encoding two-component system response regulator produces the protein MLFTSDFIAPVQRKILLVEDSKAYQGMFSSAFSETEYQLFICNNGQEAMDLIGHQYMDFVCSSYYLKDMQGVELCKSVREITKNACKPFVLLTSVESQGLLKNALPAGVTDIFQKRDISQLLAYIKRFPFQGQKSSGKILYVEDSRSQRETVQTMLRARNLQVDAFASADEAWSQFLVEDYDLVLTDIVLDGMMSGLNFVNLIRRQLGSKGDIPVLAITAFDDRTRRLQLFHLGITDYIIKPVIEEELFVRINNLLLKQHALKLMANYDILTHLPNRTLFSERFNLAIVNCKKHKNILAVCYLDLDGFKQVNDQFGRDMGDRLLVEVSARIRSVMRPQDNVSRQGGDEFALLLADLQSFKQCEELVTRLLEGIAQPYRFNGQQITIAASCGVTLYPDDDADPDTLLRHADQAMYQAKLLGRNRYHLFDTAQEKAHKVLQRQLAAIKQALERDEFCLYYQPKVDMQSSQVFGMEALIRWNHPTNGVLLPAAFLHYLAGSELEVVLDAWVIENALKQISLWNQAGLKLQVSINIAPNQLKAARFFSNLRDSLKRHASVDPGQFQIEVLESGVLDDQPTVCQAIQHCRDQLGIGIALDDFGTGYSSLSHLRHLPIHTIKIDQSFVRNMIKDANDCAIVEGVVSLAKAFKLEVIAEGVETEQHKAALLDLGCFRGQGYGIARPMPAEKVQAWVRGYQF
- the uvrB gene encoding excinuclease ABC subunit UvrB yields the protein MQKPFKIQSRYQPAGDQPTAIGELVDGINQGELHQTLLGVTGSGKTFTIANVIQQTQRPAMILAPNKTLAAQLYGEMKEFFPENSVEYFVSYYDYYQPEAYIPASDTFIDKDASLNEHIEQMRLSATKALLERRDTIVVATVSAIYGLGEPESYFQMVLHLVRGDMIKQRDILRRLAEMQYTRNDTELRRATYRVRGEVIDVFPAESEEQALRIELFDDEIERLSMFDPLTGEVLHRMARFTLYPKSHYVTPRDQLLTAVEKIKIELAERLEQLRDNHKLVEAQRLEQRTLFDIEMIMEVGYCSGIENYSRHLSNRTDGESPPTMFDYLPKDALVVIDESHVTVPQIGAMYKGDRSRKETLVEYGFRLPSALDNRPLKFDEFEAICGQRIYVSATPGPYEKEHSGAVVEQVVRPTGLVDPIVEVRPATTQVDDLLSELNKRIAVKERVLVTTLTKRMSEDLTDYLMEHDIKVRYLHSDIQTVERVEIIRDLRLGVFDVLVGINLLREGLDIPEVSLVAILDADKEGFLRSVVSLVQTIGRAARNANGKAILYGDKITRSMQQAIDETERRRAKQIAFNKEHHIQPKTIFKSVTDILEISIPGSGGSIAGARAKVAEPASEYKAMTPKQAAKTLKQLEEKMYRHAKNLEFEEAAHVRDQIKLLQAEMVV